The following coding sequences lie in one Phycicoccus duodecadis genomic window:
- a CDS encoding Lrp/AsnC family transcriptional regulator, translating to MITAIVLITADVDRIPEVAQAIADLDGVTEVYSVAGDADLVAMVRVRRHEDLADVIADRLNKVDGVTGTNTHIAFRTYSSHDLESAFSLGIED from the coding sequence GTGATCACCGCCATCGTCCTCATCACCGCCGACGTCGACCGCATCCCCGAGGTCGCCCAGGCGATCGCCGACCTCGACGGCGTCACCGAGGTCTACTCGGTCGCCGGCGACGCCGACCTGGTCGCGATGGTGCGGGTGCGCCGGCACGAGGACCTGGCCGACGTCATCGCCGACCGGCTCAACAAGGTCGACGGCGTCACGGGCACCAACACCCACATCGCCTTCCGCACCTACTCCTCGCACGACCTGGAGTCGGCCTTCAGCCTCGGCATCGAGGACTGA
- a CDS encoding dienelactone hydrolase family protein encodes MSDLHLIDVPVPGGTAEAHVSRPPSGHGPGVLFFMDAIGLRPQIAAMCDRIASWGYVVMAPNVFHRDGDVATLMPTGDLRTPEGREAFMGPAMSRVQALTADLAVPDIAAYVAALRGLDGVDDGPFGTTGYCMGARLSMRAATAHPDDVAACGGFHGGGLVTDTPDSPHLGLAAARAEFVLGHADHDRSMPPEAVTTLAEAFAAHDLTALNEIFPDAPHGYTMADTSMYQEAGAERHYRELQALLDRAL; translated from the coding sequence ATGAGCGACCTGCACCTCATCGACGTCCCTGTCCCCGGCGGCACCGCCGAGGCCCACGTCTCGCGCCCGCCCTCCGGCCACGGCCCCGGCGTGCTCTTCTTCATGGACGCGATCGGCCTGCGTCCGCAGATCGCCGCCATGTGCGACCGCATCGCCTCGTGGGGCTACGTCGTGATGGCGCCCAACGTCTTCCACCGCGACGGCGACGTCGCGACCCTGATGCCCACCGGCGACCTGCGCACCCCCGAGGGCCGTGAGGCGTTCATGGGCCCTGCGATGTCGCGGGTGCAGGCGCTCACCGCCGACCTCGCGGTCCCCGACATCGCCGCCTACGTCGCGGCCCTGCGCGGCCTGGACGGCGTCGACGACGGCCCGTTCGGCACCACCGGCTACTGCATGGGCGCCCGCCTCTCGATGCGGGCCGCCACGGCCCACCCCGACGACGTGGCCGCCTGCGGCGGCTTCCACGGTGGCGGCCTGGTCACCGACACGCCGGACAGCCCGCACCTCGGGCTCGCAGCGGCCCGGGCCGAGTTCGTCCTCGGCCACGCCGACCACGACCGCTCGATGCCGCCCGAGGCCGTCACCACCCTGGCCGAGGCCTTCGCGGCCCACGACCTGACCGCGCTCAACGAGATCTTCCCCGACGCGCCGCACGGCTACACGATGGCCGACACCTCGATGTACCAGGAGGCCGGTGCCGAGCGGCACTACCGCGAGCTGCAGGCCCTGCTCGACCGCGCCCTGTGA
- a CDS encoding DEDD exonuclease domain-containing protein: MTMVQGTFDDLGTPLSSVTFVVVDLETTGGSPAECGITEIGAVKVRAGEVLGEFQTLVDPGEPIPAFIAVLTGITDAMVAGAPRIEAALPAFLEFAAGSVLVAHNARFDVSFLKAAAARTEHPWPGFPVLDTVHLARQLVRRDEVPNHRLGSLARLFRSRTTPDHRALHDARATVDVLHGLIERVGNLGVHSLEELLDYTARVSPARRRKRHLADDLPDAPGVYLFKDGHGHVLYVGTSVSIRTRVRSYFTASEHRRRMGEMVRLAESVSPVVCATTLEAEVRELRLIAEHKPRYNRRSRHPEKALWVKLTVEPFPRLSVVRAVAADDARYVGPFGSRHAAEAAVAAVHEVLPLRQCVERLSPTRPRAACALAEMGRCGAPCTGAQSVEQYSEVVGRAARLLSGGGRELLVALQERMDTLAAAERFEDAQVVRDRLVAFVRGATRSQRLDPLARIPELVAARRSVTGGWEVVCVRHGRLAGSTTSPRGADPMPYIAALRASAEVVSAPLAPATAATPEESEKVLRWLEAPGVRIVDVDGAWTCPVAGAAAVREELEPLETSRRAAAGFAGVR; the protein is encoded by the coding sequence ATGACGATGGTCCAGGGCACGTTCGACGACCTGGGCACGCCCCTGTCGTCGGTCACCTTCGTCGTCGTCGACCTGGAGACCACCGGCGGCAGCCCGGCCGAGTGCGGCATCACCGAGATCGGCGCGGTCAAGGTCCGCGCCGGCGAGGTCCTCGGGGAGTTCCAGACCCTGGTCGACCCCGGCGAGCCCATCCCGGCCTTCATCGCGGTGCTCACCGGCATCACCGACGCCATGGTGGCGGGCGCGCCACGCATCGAAGCCGCGCTGCCCGCCTTCCTCGAGTTCGCCGCCGGCAGCGTGCTGGTGGCCCACAACGCGCGCTTCGACGTCTCCTTCCTCAAGGCGGCCGCGGCCCGCACCGAGCACCCCTGGCCCGGCTTCCCGGTGCTCGACACCGTGCACCTGGCCCGCCAGCTGGTCCGGCGCGACGAGGTGCCCAACCATCGCCTCGGCTCGCTGGCGCGGCTGTTCCGCTCGCGCACCACCCCCGACCACCGGGCCCTGCACGACGCCCGCGCCACCGTCGACGTCCTGCACGGGCTCATCGAGCGGGTCGGCAACCTCGGCGTGCACTCGCTCGAGGAGCTCCTCGACTACACCGCGCGGGTCTCCCCCGCCCGGCGCCGCAAGCGCCACCTGGCCGACGACCTGCCCGACGCGCCCGGGGTCTACCTGTTCAAGGACGGCCACGGCCACGTGCTCTACGTCGGCACCTCGGTGTCCATCCGCACGCGGGTGCGCTCGTACTTCACCGCCTCCGAGCACCGGCGGCGGATGGGTGAGATGGTGCGCCTCGCCGAGTCCGTCAGCCCGGTCGTCTGCGCCACCACTCTCGAGGCCGAGGTCCGCGAGCTGCGGCTCATCGCCGAGCACAAGCCTCGCTACAACCGTCGCTCACGGCACCCCGAGAAGGCCCTGTGGGTCAAGCTCACGGTCGAGCCCTTCCCGCGGCTCTCGGTGGTGCGGGCGGTCGCCGCCGACGACGCGCGCTACGTCGGGCCCTTCGGGTCGCGCCACGCGGCCGAGGCCGCGGTGGCCGCGGTCCACGAGGTCCTGCCCCTGCGCCAGTGCGTCGAGCGGCTCTCGCCGACGCGGCCGCGGGCCGCGTGCGCCCTGGCCGAGATGGGCCGCTGCGGCGCCCCCTGCACCGGCGCCCAGTCGGTCGAGCAGTACTCCGAGGTCGTCGGGCGGGCAGCGCGGCTGCTCAGCGGCGGGGGTCGCGAGCTGCTCGTCGCCCTCCAGGAGCGGATGGACACCCTGGCCGCGGCCGAGCGCTTCGAGGACGCCCAGGTCGTGCGCGACCGGCTGGTCGCGTTCGTCCGGGGGGCCACCCGCAGCCAGCGCCTCGACCCGCTGGCCCGCATCCCCGAGCTCGTCGCGGCCCGCCGGTCCGTCACCGGCGGCTGGGAGGTCGTGTGCGTGCGTCACGGGCGCTTGGCGGGCAGCACCACCTCGCCGCGCGGCGCCGACCCGATGCCCTACATCGCGGCCCTGCGCGCCAGCGCCGAGGTCGTCTCGGCTCCGCTCGCCCCCGCCACCGCCGCCACGCCCGAGGAGAGCGAGAAGGTGCTGCGCTGGCTGGAGGCCCCCGGCGTGCGGATCGTCGACGTCGACGGCGCCTGGACGTGCCCGGTGGCCGGGGCGGCCGCCGTGCGCGAGGAGCTCGAGCCGCTCGAGACCTCCCGGCGCGCCGCCGCCGGGTTCGCCGGCGTCCGCTGA